A single region of the Drosophila takahashii strain IR98-3 E-12201 chromosome 2R, DtakHiC1v2, whole genome shotgun sequence genome encodes:
- the Tsp47F gene encoding CD151 antigen encodes MRSCGPSLIKYVLFAFNVLFAISGLGILIAGAVVLADVNEFNHFVEGRVLAPPIVLIVTGLIIFLIASLGCFGAIKESPTLLVTFAVLLAVIFIVELAVGIAASVFKKDLEGMVKNSLQESIKRSTSEDTMAWDNIQQKLMCCGVDTPADWRVSANKTLPASCCQPQFIDTTEMHCRNSTALGRDKYFQDGCVGKLKTRIEKNAVILIGVGIGIAFIQILGIVLACYLANSIRTERAK; translated from the exons ATGCGTTCTTGCGGGCcgagtttaattaaatatgttcTATTCGCCTTTAATGTTCTCTTTGCG ATCTCCGGCCTGGGAATTCTTATAGCTGGTGCTGTGGTCCTAGCCGATGTAAATGAGTTCAATCACTTTGTGGAAGGTCGAGTCCTAGCGCCACCGATTGTCCTTATAGTCACAGGTCTGATTATATTCCTAATTGCCTCGCTGGGATGCTTTGGAGCGATCAAGGAGTCGCCAACGCTCCTTGTAACG TTCGCTGTCCTTCTGGCCGTTATCTTCATTGTCGAATTGGCGGTGGGCATTGCGGCCAGTGTTTTCAAGAAGGATCTGGAGGGTATGGTGAAGAACTCGCTGCAGGAGTCGATCAAGCGTTCGACCAGCGAGGATACCATGGCCTGGGACAACATCCAGCAGAAGCTAATGTGCTGTGGCGTGGACACTCCGGCGGATTGGAGGGTCAGTGCGAACAAAACTCTGCCGGCGAGCTGTTGTCAGCCGCAGTTCATCGACACCACCGAGATGCATTGCCGGAACTCAACGGCTCTGGGCAGGGACAAGTACTTCCAGGATGGCTGCGTCGGCAAGCTGAAGACTCGGATCGAGAAGAACGCCGTTATCCTGATCGGTGTGGGCATCGGCATTGCCTTTATACAGATTTTGGGCATCGTTCTGGCCTGCTATCTGGCGAACTCCATTCGAACGGAGAGGGCCAAGTAA
- the LOC108054482 gene encoding uncharacterized protein has protein sequence MSLSVASRRRLQTTNAPSSSHPHPPSSSSSTSGGRYHLPLSVRKQHSFIEPTARFSAQQRGYLSRGLSVGRSIENIRQKLYPVSRQTSLAVEEAIPRIAPRITASQVQGLRLRDKSLVAWSSTTSLLKDQEAERTSQAEPAEAKISAKADKNRINLNIVLSQTIRATNEREQEAEVEPEPETEVEPEHSSHPVVEDTPDIPLSISPALTVQRRPLVRAMSAPVRGFDESSKAVIAASKRSQQKLRRRKIFSRTPSTSVAVPLDVIGGDTNTSSNSSSSASKKALNRSRSVVAPDVITLVSLLSSEGSDSEREDNNSTVTVSSPPAGGGEEKLQPGVAQRRAPLLRKTGKSVSFQDSYPPTFQLASKEYSHMIRRGSIAPLAARIRANRPPTAPPVSIFLTEVQVKMDQPSKKDGGGADQPTATLSTDEAKKENNNNAANCEDQQPSPQPDHNYPVYVRSLKERECWKLHQKMGAKGVSVSYETVLRGMLTPTEFRHFQKQREQEEARVLEEAEAAEAAAAAAILESGEKEGRKPPITAIERLSEALLQSK, from the exons ATGTCGCTGTCTGTGGCCAGCCGTCGTCGCCTCCAGACGACGAACGCTCCCTCGTCCAGCCATCCGCATCCaccctcctcatcctcctccacTTCCGGTGGGCGCTATCATCTCCCCTTGTCGGTGAGGAAGCAGCACTCCTTCATCGAGCCCACGGCCAGATTCTCGGCCCAGCAGAGGGGCTACCTCTCCAGGGGTCTCTCCGTGGGCCGGTCCATCGAGAATATCCGCCAGAAGCTGTATCCCGTGAGTAGGCAGACTTCGTTGGCCGTCGAGGAGGCCATTCCCAGGATTGCCCCACGCATCACTGCATCACAGGTGCAGGGATTGAGGCTGAGGGACAAGAGTCTGGTGGCCTGGTCCTCCACCACATCGTTGCTGAAGGACCAGGAGGCGGAAAGGACTTCACAGGCTGAACCGGCAGAGGCCAAGAT TAGCGCCAAGGCGGACAAGAATCGAATTAATCTGAATATAGTGCTGTCGCAGACCATAAGGGCCACCAACGAGAGGGAACAGGAAGCGGAAGTGGAACCCGagccggaaacggaagtggaaCCAGAGCACAGCAGCCATCCGGTGGTGGAAGACACTCCCGACATCCCGTTGAGCATCTCGCCGGCCCTGACCGTCCAGAGGCGTCCGCTGGTGCGTGCTATGTCGGCTCCGGTCCGCGGATTCGACGAGAGCAGCAAGGCGGTCATCGCCGCCAGCAAGCGCAGCCAGCAGAAGCTGCGCCGGAGGAAGATCTTCTCGAGAACGCCCTCAACCTCGGTGGCCGTGCCCCTAGATGTCATCGGAGGGGACACCAACACCTCGTCCAACTCTAGCTCCTCCGCCTCGAAGAAGGCTCTCAACCGGTCGCGCAGCGTCGTTGCCCCCGATGTCATCACCCTGGTCTCCCTGCTGAGTTCCGAGGGCAGCGACTCCGAGCGGGAGGACAACAACAGTACGGTGACGGTATCGTCGCCACCGGCAGGTGGCGGGGAGGAAAAACTCCAGCCAGGCGTCGCGCAGCGAAGGGCGCCGCTGCTGAGGAAGACGGGCAAATCGG TCTCGTTTCAAGACAGCTATCCGCCCACCTTCCAACTGGCCTCCAAGGAGTACTCGCACATGATACGCCGCGGATCGATAGCCCCACTAGCCGCAAGAATTCGCGCCAATCGACCGCCCACTGCGCCGCCGGTGTCCATTTTCCTCACCGAGGTGCAGGTGAAAATGGACCAGCCGTCGAAGAAGGATGGTGGAGGTGCTGATCAACCCACTGCTACCCTCTCAACCGATGAGGCCAAGAAggagaacaacaacaatgcggCCAACTGTGAGGACCAACAGCCATCCCCTCAGCCAGATCACAATTATCCGGTTTATGTGAGGAGTCTGAAGGAACGCGAGTGCTGGAAGCTGCATCAGAAGATGGGCGCCAAGGGAGTTAGTGTCAGCTATGAGACTGTACTGAGGGGCATGCTCACGCCCACGGAGTTCAGGCACTTCCAGAAGCAGCGGGAACAGGAGGAGGCTCGAGTTttggaggaggcggaggccgCCGAAGCAGCCGCTGCAGCCGCAATCCTCGAGAGCGGCGAGAAGGAGGGACGCAAGCCACCCATCACGGCCATCGAACGTCTCTCGGAGGCTCTGCTCCAGAGCAAATAA